The region AGCCTCCAGGCTCACGGTTGCCGGACGTATCGTTTCCGCAGAGCGGATGGCGCTGGCAGGCATCCGGGCCCAGTGTGTCTGCATGGCCATGGGGCAGGCCATGGGTGCGGCAGCCGCCATGGCCGTTAAAAAGGGCGTCCCTTCGCGGGAAATCGATTCAAGAGAGATCGTGGCTATGACGGTCGAGCATGGGGCCGTGCCCTTGTCGTGATAACAGTAATTTGATGCTTGTTCGGCGCTTGAGGGTATGGTAATAAACTTTTTAAGGAAGCGGACAGTGCCCAATTTG is a window of Deltaproteobacteria bacterium DNA encoding:
- a CDS encoding FAD-dependent oxidoreductase; this encodes ASRLTVAGRIVSAERMALAGIRAQCVCMAMGQAMGAAAAMAVKKGVPSREIDSREIVAMTVEHGAVPLS